One segment of Panicum virgatum strain AP13 chromosome 1K, P.virgatum_v5, whole genome shotgun sequence DNA contains the following:
- the LOC120698807 gene encoding uncharacterized protein LOC120698807 isoform X1, whose amino-acid sequence MQTAARSFPLPPSPLARHDASRDVCTFAFRTLLGTRPPVHSFAQGLWICRYSPKTSARSSSGEGYECSLAMTHATRPMPRTTSTSRKCREHFTKNVSWLPPGKWHVSSIFSPTNILQALQKRHSTCRSRPSGNPGTSTKGCREVRGVPWHEHGDGQGRRTPGAPQQAAEGLTLINTFLRAEQLLITGDGWFNWIVQGFGGMVAMIFDLKPSRS is encoded by the exons ATGCAG ACCGCGGCGCGATCATTTCCGCTTCCACCATCACCACTCGCCAGGCACGACGCGAGTCGCGATGTCTGCACTTTTGCCTTCCGGACTTTGCTGGGCACTAGGCCCCCAGTTCATAGTTTCGCACAGGGCCTTTGGATTTGCCGGTACAGCCCTAAGACTAGTGCCAGGAGCAGTTCAGGAGAAGGATACGAATGTTCTCTGGCTATGACCCATGCTACTCGTCCTATGCCGAGGACTACTTCAACAAGCAGGAAATGCAGAGAGCATTTCACGAAAAATGTCAGTTGGTTGCCTCCAGGGAAATGGCATGTCAGCAG TATTTTCAGTCCTACCAATATACTCCAAGCTCTTCAAAAAAG GCACTCGACCTGCCGATCAAGACCCAGTGGCAATCCTGGTACCTCGACAAAAG GTTGCCGGGAGGTTCGTGGAGTACCATGGCACGAGCATGGTGACGGTCAGGGGCGCAGGACACCTGGTGCCCCTCAACAAGCCGCCGAAGGGCTGACGCTGATCAACACATTCCTTCGCGCTGAGCAGCTTCTGATCACTGGTGATGGATGGTTCAATTGGATAGTGCAAGGTTTTGGGGGAATGGTTGCAATGATTTTTGACCTGAAACCTAGTAGAAGTTGA
- the LOC120698778 gene encoding uncharacterized protein At4g37920-like — translation MAMPATTSASSPCQAPSPAGLGLPLLSSPGARARTLTFGSRRLRLRGAAAAAPTGHLFLGLPKPRCSSITAIGDVAAVSDDYIESSPSSSGYPNSSMGSSSHEDNQSQRVVKMNQNSRDNNKMIKICDKLIGVFMVDKPTPTDWRKLLAFSREWDNIRPHFFKRCQERADAESNPEMKHKLLRLGRKLKEIDEDVQRHNELLEVVKSTPSDKIGAIVAKRRKDFTVEFFNHLYYVAESYHDEPEKQTELAKLGNDCVDALQAHDDTTGSLEALNAAELKLKDILNSPSVDAACRKIDDLAEKKELDSALVLMLSKAWSAAKGTDITKSEAKDIMFHLYMTAVANLQRQMPKDIRILKHLIMIEDPEERLSALNDAFTPGPELLGDNVDTLYTSPEALHTWARAIVDAYYNSREGTLLGQARDLMNPKIIKRVEEIVKLIKDKYL, via the exons ATGGCGATgcccgccaccacctccgcctcctccccatGCCAGGCGCCGTCgccagccggcctgggcctCCCTCTCCTCAGCTCCCCTGGCGCCCGCGCCAGAACCCTCACCTtcggcagccgccgcctccgcctccgtggcgccgccgcggctgcgccCACAG GTCATCTGTTTCTTGGTCTTCCCAAGCCACGATGCTCATCAATCACAGCCATTGGCGATGTGGCAGCAGTTTCTGATGATTATATAGAAAGCTCACCATCAAGCAGTGGATATCCAAATAGTTCTATGGGTTCTTCATCTCATGAAGATAATCAATCGCAAAGGGTTGTTAAGATGAACCAAAACTCTAGAGACAACAACAAAATGATTAAAATATGTGATAAGTTAATTGGTGTATTTATGGTTGATAAACCCACACCAACGGATTGGAGAAAATTACTGGCATTTAGCAGGGAATGGGACAACATAAGGCCACATTTCTTTAAACGCTGCCAGGAAAGAGCAGATGCAGAGTCAAACCCTGAGATGAAGCATAAGCTTCTAAGGCTTGGTAGAAAATTGAAAGAG ATTGATGAAGATGTACAGAGGCATAATGAACTTCTTGAAGTAGTAAAATCCACACCATCTGATAAAATTGGTGCTATTGTTGCTAAGCGGCGGAAAGATTTCACAGTGGAATTTTTTAACCACCTTTACTATGTTGCGGAGTCTTATCATGATGAACCTGAAAAGCAAACTG AGTTGGCAAAGCTTGGAAATGATTGTGTAGATGCTCTACAAGCTCATGATGATACCACTGGGAGTCTTGAGGCTCTGAATGCTGCAGAATTGAAGTTAAAAGATATACTTAATTCACCTTCAGTGGATGCTGCTTGCAGAAAGATTGATGACTTGGCTGAGAAGAAGGAACTGGACTCTGCATTAGTGTTGATGCTTTCAAAAGCTTGGTCAGCTGCAAAGGGCACTGACATCACAAAATCTGAG GCAAAGGATATAATGTTTCATTTATACATGACTGCTGTGGCTAATCTCCAGAGACAAATGCCAAAGGATATCAGAATACTGAAGCATCTTATAATGATAGAGGATCCAGAAGAGCGGTTGAGTGCACTGAATGATGCTTTCACTCCTGGTCCTGAACTTCTAGGGGACAATGTCGATACATTATACAC GAGTCCAGAAGCTTTGCACACTTGGGCAAGAGCTATAGTAGATGCATATTATAACAGCAGAGAAGGCACTCTCCTTGGACAAGCAAGAGACTTGATGAACCCTAAAATCATCAAGAGAGTTGAAGAGATAGTGAAGCTAATCAAGGACAAATACCTTTAA
- the LOC120698807 gene encoding serine carboxypeptidase-like 26 isoform X2, translating to MLSFFLGLFRGNLLFLESPVGVGFSYTNTSSDLDSLNGDFVAEDAYSFLVNWLERFPEYKDRESYISGESYAGTRPADQDPVAILVPRQKVAGRFVEYHGTSMVTVRGAGHLVPLNKPPKG from the exons ATGctaagtttttttttggggCTTTTCAGAGGTAACCTGCTATTCTTGGAGTCTCCTGTCGGGGTTGGTTTCTCCTACACTAACACATCCTCTGACCTTGACAGTCTTAATGGTGACTTTGTAG CTGAAGATGCTTATAGCTTCCTAGTGAACTGGCTTGAGCGATTTCCGGAGTACAAGGACAGAGAGTCCTACATCTCTGGAGAGAGCTATGCAG GCACTCGACCTGCCGATCAAGACCCAGTGGCAATCCTGGTACCTCGACAAAAG GTTGCCGGGAGGTTCGTGGAGTACCATGGCACGAGCATGGTGACGGTCAGGGGCGCAGGACACCTGGTGCCCCTCAACAAGCCGCCGAAGGGCTGA
- the LOC120698789 gene encoding uncharacterized protein LOC120698789 isoform X2, with translation MDRDGNFAWLEYIDYINFRRRHPEVTDPEVLDKMLKRRYTASDEDEAVKQDKLKIQKHEGVNIDDEVMKARFEDWMKEYDKAYPSEEDKARRCKVFKENAMAANKANGSFTNGAHLAPNNLGDWTKGELYRLRSRQGDFPSESYFRRMSKMYAEGRVDGVPGIVDAHDELECTEAVKQRFRELTARKAEQDARKAEQDAREAELTTRKSQ, from the exons ATGGACAGAGACGGCAACTTCGCCTGGCTCGAGTACATTGATTACATCAACTTCCGAAGAAGACATCCTGAAGTAACTGATCCAGAGGTCTTGGATAAGATGCTTAAAAGAAGATATACTGCGTCTGATGAGGATGAAGCTGTGAAGCAGGATAAACTGAAGATCCAGAAGCATGAGGGTGTGAACATCGACGATGAAGTGATGAAGGCGAGATTTGAGGACTGGATGAAGGAGTATGACAAGGCCTACCCAAGTGAGGAAGATAAGGCTAGGAGGTGCAAAGTATTTAAGGAGAATGCCATGGCAGCCAACAAGGCTAATGGATCATTCACAAATGGTGCCCATCTTGCACCTAATAATCTTGGGGACTGGACTAAGGGAGAGCTGTATCGTCTGCGCAGTCGTCAGGGCGACTTTCCCTCCGAGTCCTACTTTCGTAGGATGAGCAAGATGTATGCTGAGGGGAGGGTAGACGGCGTTCCAGGAATTGTAGATGCTCATGATGAGTTGGAGTGCACTGAGGCTGTGAAGCAG AGGTTCAGGGAACTAACCGCAAGGAAGGCTGAGCAAGATGCAAGGAAGGCCGAGCAAGATGCAAGGGAGGCTGAACTAACCACAAGGAAGTCCCAATGA
- the LOC120698789 gene encoding uncharacterized protein LOC120698789 isoform X1, with translation MFLRALGSLLIRRSSLRGIRCAQAPAQILGSASGRPPRSLHILRDLDAGVGTIGALAAGGLAALVGILYFQEDESAREVTDRKGDIILDETIRATFMDRDGNFAWLEYIDYINFRRRHPEVTDPEVLDKMLKRRYTASDEDEAVKQDKLKIQKHEGVNIDDEVMKARFEDWMKEYDKAYPSEEDKARRCKVFKENAMAANKANGSFTNGAHLAPNNLGDWTKGELYRLRSRQGDFPSESYFRRMSKMYAEGRVDGVPGIVDAHDELECTEAVKQRFRELTARKAEQDARKAEQDAREAELTTRKSQ, from the exons ATGTTCCTCCGGGCTCTTGGTTCCCTCCTCATCCGGAGGTCATCTCTGCGCGGGATCCGCTGCGCTCAGGCGCCGGCGCAGATCCTAGGGTCGGCGTCGGGAAGGCCACCACGTTCTCTCCATATCCTG AGAGATCTCGACGCTGGCGTTGGGACTATTGGTGCATTAGCCGCCGGTGGGTTGGCTGCGTTGGTCGGAATTCTCTACTTCCAGGAAGATGAATCTG CTCGAGAGGTGACCGACAGGAAGGGGGACATCATCCTTGATGAAACAATCAGGGCAACGTTCATGGACAGAGACGGCAACTTCGCCTGGCTCGAGTACATTGATTACATCAACTTCCGAAGAAGACATCCTGAAGTAACTGATCCAGAGGTCTTGGATAAGATGCTTAAAAGAAGATATACTGCGTCTGATGAGGATGAAGCTGTGAAGCAGGATAAACTGAAGATCCAGAAGCATGAGGGTGTGAACATCGACGATGAAGTGATGAAGGCGAGATTTGAGGACTGGATGAAGGAGTATGACAAGGCCTACCCAAGTGAGGAAGATAAGGCTAGGAGGTGCAAAGTATTTAAGGAGAATGCCATGGCAGCCAACAAGGCTAATGGATCATTCACAAATGGTGCCCATCTTGCACCTAATAATCTTGGGGACTGGACTAAGGGAGAGCTGTATCGTCTGCGCAGTCGTCAGGGCGACTTTCCCTCCGAGTCCTACTTTCGTAGGATGAGCAAGATGTATGCTGAGGGGAGGGTAGACGGCGTTCCAGGAATTGTAGATGCTCATGATGAGTTGGAGTGCACTGAGGCTGTGAAGCAG AGGTTCAGGGAACTAACCGCAAGGAAGGCTGAGCAAGATGCAAGGAAGGCCGAGCAAGATGCAAGGGAGGCTGAACTAACCACAAGGAAGTCCCAATGA